In Stutzerimonas stutzeri, a genomic segment contains:
- the glgB gene encoding 1,4-alpha-glucan branching protein GlgB — MIDRPVVTMPGETLLPSDADVDALVRAEHGDPFSILGPHPDGDGLVVRAYLPNALGVEVLERSGGRVLAAMEQGQVPGFFFTRLTNPQPYLLKVRWAGGEQVTEDPFSFGPQLGEMDMYLFSEGNHREIGRVFGAQPMDVDGVQGVRFAVWAPNARRVSVVGSFNDWDGRRHPMRLRFPSGVWEIFIPRLQPGDRYKFEILGPDGILPLKADPVALATELPPGTASVISHPLEYEWKDDAWLQQRVARQSLQAPMSIYELHAGSWRREGGDDGRLYDWHELAERLIPYVVDLGFTHIELMPIMEHPFGGSWGYQLLSQFAPSARYGTAHDFAAFVDACHNAGIGVILDWVPAHFPTDAHGLGEFDGTALYEYEHPFEGFHQDWDTYIYNLGRTEVHGFMLASALHWLREFHVDALRVDAVASMLYRDYSRKEGEWIPNRHGGRENLEAIEFLRHLNDVVATETPGALVIAEESTAFPGVSKPTAEDGLGFAYKWNMGWMHDTLKYIQEDPINRQYHHDKLTFGMVYAYSEHFVLPISHDEVVHGKGSLIDKMPGDRWQKFANLRAYLSFMWTHPGKKLLFMGSEFGQWREWSHDRELDWHLLEEADHRGAQNLVRDLNRLYSQEPALHELDSDPQGFQWLIGDDRANSVFAWLRKSATGHPLLVVGNFTPVVREGYRVGVPVNSRWLEIFNSDAECYGGSNVGNGGGMLAESVPTHGQDVSLSLTLPPLGVIILRPQV, encoded by the coding sequence CCGGTCGTAACCATGCCCGGGGAAACCCTGCTGCCCAGCGATGCCGACGTGGATGCGCTGGTTCGCGCCGAACACGGCGATCCGTTTTCCATACTCGGCCCACACCCGGACGGGGATGGGCTGGTGGTGCGGGCCTATCTGCCCAACGCGCTCGGCGTGGAGGTGCTGGAGCGCTCCGGTGGCCGCGTACTGGCCGCAATGGAGCAGGGCCAAGTGCCTGGGTTCTTCTTTACCCGGCTGACCAATCCGCAGCCGTATTTGTTGAAGGTCCGCTGGGCAGGCGGCGAGCAGGTGACCGAAGACCCGTTCAGCTTCGGGCCACAGCTCGGCGAGATGGACATGTACCTGTTCTCCGAAGGCAACCATCGGGAGATCGGTCGCGTGTTCGGTGCACAGCCGATGGACGTCGACGGCGTGCAGGGTGTGCGCTTCGCTGTTTGGGCACCCAACGCCCGACGAGTCTCCGTAGTTGGCAGTTTCAACGACTGGGACGGGCGACGGCATCCGATGCGTCTGCGTTTCCCATCCGGGGTTTGGGAAATTTTCATCCCGCGTCTGCAACCCGGCGACCGCTACAAATTCGAGATTCTCGGACCGGACGGGATCCTACCGCTCAAGGCCGACCCCGTGGCGTTGGCCACCGAGCTGCCGCCGGGAACCGCTTCGGTTATCTCGCATCCGCTGGAATACGAATGGAAAGATGACGCCTGGTTGCAGCAGCGGGTTGCGCGGCAATCGCTGCAGGCACCGATGTCCATCTACGAATTGCATGCGGGCTCCTGGCGCCGGGAAGGCGGTGACGATGGCCGGCTGTACGACTGGCACGAACTGGCCGAACGGCTGATTCCCTATGTCGTGGACCTGGGCTTCACCCATATCGAGCTGATGCCGATCATGGAACACCCGTTCGGTGGCTCCTGGGGGTATCAACTGCTGTCGCAATTCGCGCCCAGCGCTCGTTACGGTACGGCACATGATTTCGCCGCGTTCGTCGATGCCTGCCACAACGCCGGCATCGGCGTGATCCTCGACTGGGTTCCTGCGCATTTCCCGACCGACGCCCACGGCCTGGGCGAGTTCGATGGCACGGCGCTGTACGAATACGAGCACCCCTTCGAAGGCTTCCATCAGGATTGGGACACCTACATCTATAACCTCGGACGGACCGAGGTGCACGGCTTCATGTTGGCCTCGGCGTTGCATTGGCTGCGTGAATTCCACGTCGACGCATTGCGTGTCGACGCAGTGGCTTCGATGCTCTATCGCGACTACTCACGCAAGGAAGGCGAGTGGATTCCCAATCGTCACGGCGGTCGCGAGAATTTGGAAGCGATCGAATTCCTGCGCCACTTGAACGACGTGGTAGCCACCGAGACGCCTGGGGCCCTGGTCATCGCTGAGGAGTCCACGGCGTTTCCGGGCGTTAGCAAGCCGACCGCCGAAGACGGACTGGGCTTTGCCTACAAGTGGAACATGGGCTGGATGCACGACACCCTCAAATACATTCAAGAGGATCCAATCAACCGCCAGTATCACCATGACAAGCTGACGTTCGGCATGGTCTACGCCTACTCGGAGCACTTCGTGCTGCCGATTTCCCACGACGAGGTGGTACATGGCAAGGGCTCGCTGATCGACAAGATGCCTGGGGATCGCTGGCAGAAATTCGCCAATCTGCGCGCGTACCTGTCGTTCATGTGGACGCATCCGGGCAAGAAGCTGCTGTTCATGGGCAGCGAGTTCGGCCAATGGCGCGAATGGAGCCATGACCGCGAGCTGGACTGGCATCTACTCGAGGAGGCCGATCATCGGGGTGCGCAGAACCTGGTGCGTGACCTCAACCGTCTATACAGCCAGGAGCCGGCGTTGCATGAGCTGGACAGCGACCCGCAGGGCTTCCAGTGGCTGATCGGAGATGATCGCGCCAACAGCGTGTTCGCCTGGCTGCGCAAGAGCGCGACGGGGCATCCTCTGCTGGTCGTGGGCAACTTTACCCCGGTGGTGCGCGAGGGCTATCGGGTCGGTGTGCCGGTGAACAGCCGCTGGCTGGAAATCTTCAACAGCGACGCCGAGTGCTACGGCGGCTCGAACGTGGGCAATGGGGGTGGCATGCTGGCCGAGTCGGTGCCGACGCATGGGCAGGACGTATCGCTCTCGCTGACATTGCCACCGCTTGGAGTGATCATCCTGCGGCCGCAGGTGTAA